The genome window ACTACATCTGGCTTCACAACGACATCGGCTCGCTGGAGAAGGAAGTGGCCGTCGGGGACCTCCACAACGCCGTCTACATCCTGCACATCCGCGAGGACAAGACACTGCACGAAGCAGTCGATGCCTCCAACGTCCTGCTGGGGGAGCATGTGGACCGCATCCTGGTCGCCGAGGAGGAACTGACCCGCCTGAGCGACAACCGACCGCATGCCGGTCAGGCCCGCATCGCGCTCCAGCGGTGCGCACAGGATTACCGGCGCCTCGTCCGCGGCGACTTCGACTACCACGGCCAGGTCCGCCGCTACACCGGAGCCGGCTCCTGACCCGCCCGGCCCTTTACGGCGCGCCGTGCCCTCTGCCGGATGCGGCGGGCGGCAGCGACTTTCTGCTCGTGAACCTGTTCCGCGAGCCATTCGGGGCGCCGATGTCGCCGGCGGCGATGGGGGAGGTGTTCCTGTGGCTGACGCCCCTGACCGGGGTGGACCCGAAGACGTACGCCGGTGTCTGGCCCGAGGTCCTGGACCAAGCGGACCGCGTGCTGCGCGCCCGTCTGGGGAAAGACGCCGCCGACGGTGGAGACGTGACA of Streptomyces cynarae contains these proteins:
- a CDS encoding terpene synthase family protein; the encoded protein is MNLYFDLHEIDAGIDIPHADRHLSAYRELRNAASDYIWLHNDIGSLEKEVAVGDLHNAVYILHIREDKTLHEAVDASNVLLGEHVDRILVAEEELTRLSDNRPHAGQARIALQRCAQDYRRLVRGDFDYHGQVRRYTGAGS